The Aspergillus flavus chromosome 2, complete sequence region TACAGAAATACCacaggtacatacatacatacatacatacatccatacatacatccatacatacatccatacatacatccatacatacagacGTATCACATTGCTGAAGTGTCATTGTAAGCTTGGTATTCTCTTGCTTTTCAGACTGGTGGCGTTACCATACCATTTGCCATGCaatatctttttgtttttttgatttttttggTCCTTagaaacaagaaaatcaTAATGCTCAAAAATCTTTGCAGAAAAGTAGCTCACCCACTAATTCTAGCTCGTGTAGGTAGTCCCACCAAATTGGAGCCCTGggcagaaaagaaactcaTTATGAGGCATCATTACTAAGCCCCACTCACATTGATACCTCACATTCCGAGTTATTCAGGAGGCTGGCGCCGGCTACCTAGTGGTAAAGGAGGACATATTCCAGAGTACATAGGCTAGAATAATTCACGATAAACTCTTGGTATTCAAATCTAACATAGAGCCTAATGTTGTCCTTCCGTACTAGTCATAACCTAGGCGTCGGATGCGGCTCCACACCAACACAGCTTCAATTTTAACAATAAGACTGTTAGGTCAGGCGACTTTCATCTCCAATGTGTAGCCATGAAGGTGAGCAGGTCGGCTCGTACGGGAAGTAAGTTAGCTAGCACACCTCACGGTATTGATCAGCCCCAACCAATTTGACATGTCAGGAGAGAGAGACGGATAGCTTCCTGCAGATGTCGAAGTGACACATATAACCCCTTTTGTACAACAACAAACCCCGTGACGAAAGGTTTATGAATGCAGCTAAATATGCAAATGGGATTAGTGGTGCAGGCTTGCATAGAAATGTGGAGATACCACCGTCTAGTGATTTGGCTGAAGAATTTGTGAGGAGGATCATCGTCCAAAACAAGGATAACCGTGAAATATCATACAGGGCAACGATCTGCGCGATATGGTATGACTTCTCGCTGTTCGTTAGCTGCTGGGATCCTTGTTCTCCGAGCTCTTCACTGCATGAAAGAGTTATACGTTATTGAGAAGACAGCAATATACACCACCATGGTTATTCTTGCAGACAAAGTTCCCTACTTGCATATCGTATGGGCCCAGCTAGTACAAAAGTATCCGCCCAGGACACTTGAACTCATGGGAAGTGTCTTCACACAGATCACCATGTTTTGGTCTCTATCCCTTGTTTTTCTACTACTGGATTCGTTCGGCCCATCCTATGTCAAGCGGTACAAAATACAAAGGTCCTCTCGGCAACCCCGTCGAACACTTCTCTGGCAGGCCGCTCTCATGGCTGCCCTAAATCAAGCATTCACGATACTATTACACCTGGGTCAGCTTTTCATCGTTCGCCCACTGGTCCCTCAGATCACCGGCTTACGAGTGGAACCCAAGCTGCCATCGGCGGCTGAGATCATGCATGATATTTTGTGGTGTACACTGGGCCGTGAAGCTCTGTTTTACTATGGCCACCGTGCCTTACATTGGCCTTGGCTGTACAGGCGGTTTCATAAACAGCACCATCTTTTTAATACTCCCGTGGCTGTCGCTTCGCTTTATTGTCACCCCGTCGAACATGTGGTCTCCAATATATTACCTGTTATTATTCCTGCACATATTCTGAGGATCCATATCGTCACATTCTGGTTGTTCTCTTGCGGGGTCATCGCCCAAGCCTCCTTGGCACATTGTGGATACAGCTTTTTTGACTTGAGCTTCGCTGGTTGGAAGCCAGAGGTTCATGATTTGCATCACGAGAAGTTCAACGTCAACTATGGATTGATAGGCCTCTTGGATGCTATTCATGGAACGAGAGACACTGGAAGGCGGCGTTTATGGGTGGGGGTTTCGGACATACAGGATGAAGGTCTGTCAAAAGTGAAACAGTAGAGAATGCCCCAGCGTGGGATAGGTTAAGCATAGCAGACTTGGAAGCCCGTTATCAATGCAGTTCAACAGTTCGGAACGCGTCACACAGGTACATGCAGTAGTTGTACATTAAAAAGTCTAACCTCATTTTAAACGCTACGAAAGATTAGCAGCTGCCAAGCCCCAACCTATGGTGTTTTCCATAGTATTGTACAGACCTTTCGAGCAGATGGCGTTTTACACTCCCTTGGAGCACACTAGAGTGTAATTGGTACATATTCTAACAGCCCAAACGCCTTCTCAGGCGTAGAAAAGTTTGAGTGGCCAACAGTCTTTAGTTACCAATATACCAACGGACAAACAAGCTATCTTCAGTGGACCTAATCTGAGCACGACTGGCATCAAGCCTTCCTCATCACGCCACCCCGTAATTAGGCGGACGATTGATTTCATATAAATAGCGAGATTGCGTCGTCAAATGAGTTTGCAAGGCTATCAACAGGGCCCTGGATACTTGTATGGTTATCTACAGGTATCTTCGCCTTCGTCGCCTTCTCGTACGCGGTTCTGTCGGCAGCAAAATTTCGCAGAAGCCCGGTTGCGAACATGCGGACACCCATGGAGTCTATGGAGTCGACCTAATATGCAGAAACAATTGTTAGCCACGGCCAGGCGCATGAGGGTTGCGATGCTCTCGTACCTTTGCCGGGACAGCCTTCAGGGCATCATCAATTGTCTTCCGGACTGTGTGGTAGTTCTCCAAAATGTCGGGTACATCGTCGTATGACAGCGGGTCCGCATCCTCGAAAGCTTTTCTTGAGGCCTCAGCTGCTTTTGTAGTCTCAAAGAGATCCCTCGCTAGTAATAGGCCCTTAATAAAACTGCCATCGAATCCTTCTAGCGATTGCCGTGCGACATGAGTCTTCTCGTTAAGATTCTGCATTCCCTGGATGATCGTGGGTGCATCCTTAGCTTCCAACAGGGAGCCGAAATTTCCCATCATCCCCAGCAGTAGAATGAGAGTCGCGGAAAACCTTGGACGCATCTTTGCACCGTCTCCCGAAGCCCTTGCATTCGCTTCAAACTGCCAAAATTACTAGGGGTGTGGGATGGTTCCAGTATTTAACAACTTTTCTCCTGAAATCTCGTTATGCAACTGCAGAATGGTCACGGGAATGTGGATCAAGACACGGTAAGTCCTTGCCGATTCCGTAGCTAATAAGTAACCAACAGCATTTTGCCAGATGAATGGACCTGCAGCAATAATCGACACGCGTGTGGCAATTGTTGACCACCgaatttcctttccttgatttGTTTGGTTGATCAAGGCACCAGCCAACAGTTCCATCATGCTAATGTGATAATGTTCATACGTTATGGGTTCAAGGTTCGAGAATGCAGCATGTCAAAATTTCCATTGGGAGCACTATAGAAACACCGGTGGGTAAATTATTGGGAGTCCCTTGCACATTTCACGACCCATTCTTTGCACATCGTTGCCATGCAGGGCGCATCCTAGTCTCGATTGTATTGATCATCCACCGGTTCACTCCCAATACATGGGAGCTTCATGAATCCCCAGTACCTCACCTGGAAGTAAGGGGTAGACCGCATGCACAAGCCAGCAGGTTAATCCCTATTTGTACATACCCTTTCGGATTTGTCACTCGCATTATCTAGGGCACAGTCAGAAGTGCACTGGTAGGCTTGGCGGTATTGGCTTGGTATCGCCATGTAAGGCAcattttatatcttttcaTGCAACGAAACCAGCGAACTGGTATTGAAATATCAGCACATTTTAAAACCCATAAAATGACTTCTAAGGACAGACTCAGCAATTCAGATTACTTCCCGGTAATCATTATAGGTGCCGGCCTATCTGGGATTGCCGCAGGGTGCCAACTGAAAACAAAGCTTGGCCTGGGCCGTTTTCGTATATATGACCGGAACGATGGAATTGGGGTGCGTTCGCATTCTTGCTCTCTGTGGACGAGAATTGACAGTATTCTAGGGGACATGGTGGATTCATCGGTATCCAGGTGTAGCATGCGATGTGTCAGTACAAGAACCTCCCCTATATTCCACGACTGCTGTTCACAGTATCTCCTAGCCCTGCAAGCTTGTACTCCTATTCCTTCGCGCAAAACCCTTCATGGTCAACTCTCAAGCCTTCGGGGGAGGAGATTGCGGCATACATACAGGCAACCTCTGATAAATTCGGTCTTTCGTCTCATATTCAGCTGAATACCGAGGTTAGCAGTCTGATATGGGATgagcagaaggaagaatgggaagTATCTTTACATCAGATACCATCGGCCCATGGAAAGTCACCAAATTGTTCCGCACGGAGGTCCAAGTGCTCTGTGCGAGCCAAGATAGTCATCAGTGCCACAGGGAAGTTCGCCGTCCCTCAGACAGACTCCATCCGCGTTCCAGGTATTGAAACCTTTACGGGAAGCGTATTGCACACCGCAAGATGGGATGCCAATGTCAACCTCCAGGATAAACGTGTTGTGGTTATTGGGGCTGGCTGCAGCGCAGCCCAATTGGTCCcagctcttcttcgccaatATAATGTTCGCTCCGTTACACAACTGGTAAGAACGGCTCCCTGGGTATCTCCaacccttctttcttcccggCAGCTGCGTGTATGGGAGACATACACGCCGTGGCTAATGCAGAAGATCCCTGGCCTGTCGCAGGCTGTTCGCCTGGTTATGTTTCTAATAGCTGAACTTTCATTCTTTCGAATATTCAAAGCCGGACAACACTATAGTCGCGAGAGGTATGAATCTAAGCTTCGACGTTATATGGAGCGCAATAGCCCCAGTCAATATCGCGAAATACTCACTCCCCATTATGAGCTGGGGTGTAAAAGGCTTGTCCATGATGCAGGGTGGTTCAAAGCGCTCTGGGATCCTAGACTGCATATCACGGACCTTCGGCTTGGCAGGGTCGAAAAGAGGGCGGTAACGCTAACTGACATGAGGGGCGATTATCAATTTGCACATTCGCATGAGAGCAAGATACCAGCAGATGTAATTATCATGGCAACAGGATACGACACCTCCTCCCTACTACACAATATACACGTCATCGGCAGTGGAAGTGCTACGCTTCATGACTACTGGACATCTGAAGGGATTCAGGCATACCAGGGGTTGGCGGTCCCTGGATTCAAGAACCTGTTTCTGCTACTGGGGCCTAACTCATCGAGTGGTCATACAAGCGTTATGATTGGGGTGGAAAATTCCATCTACTATATTTTGAAACTTATTAAGCCAATTCTTGACTCCGAAGTGAGCTGTTGGGATATCAAGAAGGAATCGAGCAGAGTATGGACAGAGAGCGTTCAAAAGGCATCTCAAGAGAGCGTGTGGGTAACTGGCAGATGTCACAGCTGGTATGTTGACGATAAAGGGTGGAATAGCGCTGTATACCCGTGAGTACGGACCTGGATTGCTGCATCTATTATCACCTTAAATAACAAGGCCACAGATATTCCATGATCTATAATACTTATCGCGCTATGTTCCCTTACTGGGATGACTGGATACCACGGTATACAAACAAAGGCATTGATAAGCAACATCAAAGAAGGATGCTTAGATCTGGTATTTATATTGTTCTACCTATATTGCTTATCGCACTTATGGGTTTGTATAAGTTGATGAACTAAAATATACTTTCCATCATGCAATTGCTTCGTGGTCGTAGTGTCTGTAATGCAATTTATTCGGAATAGCATTCCCTCTTTATATCTAGATACGTGAGTATTGTACCAAAATGTCGAACCTTAACCTAGGAAAGGCAAGCATATCTATTGCGCCGTGTAGACCTTTGCTAGGTTCTTAACCAGAGTTGAATGGTGTCCCCGAAGAGCTCCTCTCCCCCGCTGCTATATCGTGGATGGGTATATTCTTACAACTGGGATATTCTTCACCCTTGGGGCTCAGAATGGCATTCAAAAGGGTTACATCTAGAGCTACGAAGCTGTTAATGTGCCTTCTGTATCCCTTGCACCCGCCTTCGTTTGTGGGTCGTTCATTTTCCGAGCGTGTTGAGGATCGAAGCTCACGATGAGGAATAGGTAAGATGGTACCACTCTACATACGATATCAGAAACAAGTTATACTGGCTTAGATATACAAGATAAACTAGTGTAATTGTGCAAGATTCTCAATGTAGGATGCGCATAAGGCTGGTCTTCGGTGAAAAGGCTCTTACACAGCAAGAGAGAAATGAGAGGTGGCCAGATCTTGAAGGCTGCATTCCTTCAGAAAGTCCTCCCATGTGCTCGGTCTGACGTCCGGATACTTCATGTTATCGACTTTGGGCGCAACGAAGGTGTCTCCAATAATTCCAGTAATAGTGCCTATTATTCGAGGGTGATGCAGCTTTGTTGCTTTTGTCGAGCTCCTTCACGAAGTATACCAGTCCCTCTCTGCGCACGAGTTTCTGGGCAGAAGATCAATCACAACTGGTCCCTGTGTTGGATGCTAATATCTACTGTGAAGAGACTTCTGAAGTATTGATTTTTGTGTCCAACGGTTTCGGTTAACTTGCTACTCTGAAGTAGGGCGCACTTTTCTTTACTGGAGAACCAGTTATATACAAGGCCTTTGGGTTAATATCAGGGAATTTAAATACATGTAGGTCATTACGAGTAGTATACCACAGGTACTGATTGCTTCAGTACCGCCTGGATAAGATACATCACCACGCCAGGCTCGTCGGGGCCCATCCTCTTCAACCGGCCAATATCGACGTGCAAGCTGGTTGGGAGCTGCTTCTGTCACTGgatctattttctaattcttttaaaaCTGATATCGCTGCTGAGCTCTGCCAGATCGCTTCTGTAGGATCTGTATAAACTATTGTTGTCTCTGGGCCTGGGTTGTCTCTgtaatattctatatagatagactaGACTCAGACTTCGGTCTATATCTCTCGGAGAGAGCTTTTTAGCAGCTTGCTTAGCTGCTTAATCagtcttcttgttttctagTACTCTCTGATAATCTGGGACACATTGAATAGTAATCAGATATACTTGATTTATTAGTCTTTGAACTATATTCTGGGTCTGAATTACTAATCTCTGTTCTGCACTAGTTCTGGTATCTCGTAGTCTAGCTATCTGCTTAGTTTTCCAGATATCTGAGAGCTTTTACTATACAGGCCCccttctatatatataatataactGTTTACGAAAAGTACTAGAAGAGACTAAAAGTAATAGATAGGGAAGATAGAAAGGCAGCTACTAGGGGAGTAACGGGCAGTTTTAGTCATgtttaaaagttttttaattttagacTATCTTCTGTGGGATATATACCGTTTATAGTTAGATTCTAGGCTCCCACGCACCTGTATAGCTAGATGTTCAGTAGTTAAGCTCTACCTGGTTAATagaatcttgattgattgattgattgggcCTGAAGCTAAACAATACAGAGTGGAAGAGACCATCACAAGCATTATAAGAAATCAGAATTAGAGGGCCACTTTGGTAAGACATGCAGTCCTGGAAAATTCAAACTCTGTCACCCAGAGCAGATGTACGGTCAAACACCCGTTCCGTTGGAGATATAATGGGTTGCAAAGAAGGTATCATTGCCGGCCAGCATTCTCAGACGATCCAGATCCTCGGCGCTCCAGCTTTCGTCCATATCACGGTACGTGAACTTTGGCCCGCATGCGGTTATATGCCCCAGATAATttcgatgatcttcaatcTCAAAGCTGAATCCTGTTTGGCGTGTGCCATTGCATGATAGATTCTCCAGCCCACGGCATACCTTGATGGTATCGGTGCCATTCAGGGATACACCTGAAATCCAGTACTCAGGCCAGATATGTCTATAACCAAGATCATAGATCCCGAACAAGCTCATTGGGGGTAGTGATGGCACCGGGTCATATCCATGAGTTATCCGGGTTGTTAATCCCTGCTGGGCTGAGACGAACTCAGCAAACCGTGCGTCCCCGACACGTGGTGAGCCATATGAATATATATCGCAGGGTATCTGCATCGTGCGAAGATAAGCACCAGCGATCGTGGCAATGGCCGCACCTAGAGAGTGACCGGTAACGACCACATGATAGTCATTATGCGCCTCTCTAGCCCTGGTGAGTGCGTCCATAACGTCAGGTTTCAAGAGCTGCCAGGATCTATAAAACCCGGAGTGTATCCCGCAAGAGCAGATGTCGTTACCACTTTGAGGCTTGTCTGATCCGAACAGTTTGTCCCAGAACCCCCTTGGTCCAGGCTCATCTATCTTCCAGAATTGGAAGTTCTTGATCCAGTTCCGCACGGAGTTGCTGCCGCGAAACGATACGATAAGAAGTCGATGGGTGTCGTCCACAGCAACAAAGCCGCGGATGTCCTCCTCGTTGAACTCTGCTATTGTCTGGGCATTGGCAGCTTCGACGAGGGGACAAACCCCTTCAATGCAACGTATGCTGCCGAGGATACCGTCGTCGTTGTTATGGTCGCAGTAGGCGGCAGCAGAGTACTGCGCAAACAGTTGGAATTTGACCAGCTGGTCATCTGGAATAGCTTCAAACTCATGATCGTTAGTGGACAATGACTACAACAAAATGACCTGTCTGATACATACACCTGGGTGCCACAAAGTGACACTGGGCCAGTATCGCTGAACCTAGCAGCTGAAATACCAGAAGAACTGGTACTATACCTAATacattcaacatcatcactACCGTGACACTATACAAAGCAACAGCTATTCATGTATCTTACGTATCGTGGACAACAGGTTATgattaaatactatattcGAACTCCTAAGACAGATGTCTGCCTTTGTGTGCCGAAGTGTCACTCAGCGGATACATAGCGTCAGGGGTATTTCGATGCCCTAACTAGTTCATCCTGCAGGAAGGATATCTTGGACAAAGGAACAACATAATATGGGGTCTTCTGAGCTTTGGCAGAAAGCCACGTTTACAAAGGACCTGTGGATCGTATCTATATCCCCATATAAATGATCTCTATGTTTGAAGGAACTCTCTGATGCCTGAAGCAAAAAGCGATATATCTTCTGCACCTTCCCATAGGGCGTCCCTTCCCTACGCTCGGAGGCACGTCTCTAACAGATGGCCTCCATAGCTTCGTTTCTAAAAATCTTCCTCGAATGCATTATTCTGGAGTTTCTATGATCcattggtttctttcttcagcttcgtTTTGGTTTCACTGCCCATTTTCTCCTTAGCGAGCCAAACCCTGCAGAGAAAGGCCCACTTTAACCAGGGGAAGTAGATACCAAAAGTGTCTAACGGTTCTATTGGAATCTAAATTCTTCGACTGATCCTTCGGGCCTTATGTGGCGCTCGCCAATCTTTCCCCGTTCCATTGACCTCGAGAGTGGCAGTAGCGATATCGCATCCCTTTCGTACCGACCTTCCTAATATTTCCGGAGATCAGAAGGTTGAGACAGGCCTCACAGATTTTACAAAGCTACCATGAGAAGGGTTTATGGTTCGTAGTGGAGGCAGGTATGAGAGGGGAGATAATTGACCGAATAAGTTGGTATAATGCCGTATTCCGGCAGTGGCTACCAAGGTCTGACCGGTTATCTACGTTGTACTAGGCCATATCGAGGCCAAGTTTCATCCGCCAGGGGGATATCCCATTGCAGCAATCATGATGTTTCATCGGGTGTGGACTTATCGTGTTAACCAATTCGGGTCTGGTAGctgtatgtttcttttttccatttaTATCGATGTCGATCGCTAAGGAGAATAAGCGAAAGCACTACTCTAGCGCCGGAAAATCCTCCGCTACATAGTACGTGTGACTGAATGCGCGTTGCTATAAATACAACCTCACATTGGGCCAGACCCTCGCTAAGGCTGTTGGGAAAGGAATTGAACAAATCATACAGATGCGCTGTTCCCAACACATTTTCAGATAAAGTAGGTCCATGAGGCGCGTAGGTATGAAAGCCGGGGAGGCATAAAAGTCCCGTATTGGATGCGATACCCTGTTTCATCGTCGGCATGCAAAGCCAATAAAATCCTCCGATAATTGACTTTATAGTGAGGTAGAGCTAGTCTAAAGTTAGTTTCCGGATGTCACTATCTTAACGATTCGAGATACGCATTGGGTATGTGTATTCTGACATACGAAGAATATGGCGGCCTAAAAAAGATGAGCATTGGTGTAACTAGTTAATCGTTCTTTTCAGCCGAAAGGCGTTGCATATTCAGTTAGTAAGGAGCACCAAAACTAGATCACCATAGTTCGGAAGAACAACCAAGGATAGAACAAGATCACCTCCGGAGAAGGCTAAGGATAGCCTCGTGCGCCAGTGGAGACCTCGACCAGGGCACCAAAGGGAGAACGGCGTTTAAGTTTTCCGCTAGCAAGCTATCACCGTTCTGCCGATGCCCACAGTCCCAGACCAGAAAAGGTTTCCAAAAACCCCCGATGACACATGAAATGTAACcttatgatgatgatgtcaGGCGATTGTGGATACTATAAGTGGGTGGATCCGTGGGGCATCGATGTACTAGTGTAAGCCTTCGAAGTTAAAGTCTCTTAACGAGCGTCGACTTCAAAGTAGACTCGCAGAGGAGCCCAAAAATTGGTTATTCAGCCCAAACGGTTTGTGGCTGGGCTAGGGGTTGAGTCGGACCTCCGGTTCGAAGGACCGGAGAATTATATCTAACTCCGGAACGTTAAAGGTAAATCCTTTGTTTATTTGTCGTTTTCAGAGGGAAGTTTTGCCCCCTGCTAGGGATAGTTTGTTTTGCCGTAGGTCAAATCCCACGGCACTCGTCTGCCTTACAGCCCTGTTCGGGCACCATTTCGCACAGCATCCCTTCCTAAGCTAGTGCCCTATGATCAGATGGGGAGGATTCAAACTAACTGTTAAAAGTCTAGTAAGCAGGGTTGCATTCGAGTGGGGACTAAAGTGAATTTGAGTTCGAGTCAGACTGGTTAGTATCATATAGTCGATTCCTGTGGGCTTGGCGGGCCATATTCACGGTACAGAACCATGGACGAGATTAGGGCAACGGCTGTCAGTTGACATCCAAAAGTAATTATTTTGTGCCCACCAATGCACTACTGAGTACGAGCCTTCATGGGCCCTGGGCCTTGGCAATTTATACATTATTGTGCCCTGCAACTAGTCGCTAATGTATGTCGCTTAATATTGTAAATGGAGATCGAAGGCCCTAGACATTGCAACAGGGGAAATCAGTCAGGTGGAATAAAGAGGAAATATAGATGATTATTAAATAGTGATAACAGAGTATGTCCAGATTGTAAGAATGTATGCAGGGATCAGAAGGGTCTGACTCCCTGTAGACCAACCCCCTTCTGAAAATGCTCTCGGAACAGTCGGCAAATGTTCAGCTCATACCAGTCATAGGTCACCATGTTGGATCGATCTCAGAATACACCATACCCTTGACCCTTCGTGCTCATTCAACATTATCACTCATTGCTTGGGCCTGTTGAAATACTAGTAATCCTGACTAGCTTTGTAATGTCATCCAAACCCATACACTAAGATATGTGGTAGCTAGCTATCGTCTATTGAGACCGGCTCATTTTAGAtgatggaaaaaaaaaaagtttaacAATCACAGCAGAAGGGTCCACTACGCCATGTGAAAAATTGAATGTGTGTCTGACACGGACAGAGGATGTAAAATCTCTTATCAGTTTGAAAGCAAGTCAAATGCTAACAAATACCAGGCTCAGAATCGTGCGATTCCCGTGACCAAGCCCTATGAACTCTAAAGAACTGGTGTGAAACGATGATCTGCGCTGGATGCTTCTGCTCACCACATGGTCAATATTCCTCTACCAGAAGCACGAGCATCGGTCACGAAATTCAGTCACATTAGGTTCGTTCCACTGCGTCAGGGCGACCATGTTGTACATCTCTCGTCTCATCCTGAAACATCGCCCACCCCCGGATCATGGTGACTTACAGAAAGACGGACTCGCTCAAGCAGTCCAAGGACTAGCAGAAGCACGTGCGTGACTGTAAGTTCATTGGTTGTCAAAGCAGGACATGCTTGTAGTTCCCAAGCTCTCATGTTGCTCAGCATTGCACCGACGCATACCCCATTGTGTATGGTCCGTGGGTGAAAGTAACCCCATCTAATAGTGAAACAGGGTCTGTACCTCCTTTTGGATTTCTGCTTCTATGGAGATCAACTTCGGCCTATCTAATTCACCATGTACTGCATCCCAAACTCGCTGTCGGTAGACAAGCGCAacgctggaggagatgaaaCAGACAATTATATTGAGGGGTGAACAATACGAATTCTGATTTTTGAGTCTGACTGCTCAAGTTATAAAAGACTCGCCCTCACCGGATATCAGTATATTCAAATGCACTCGTTCGTCATTCATTCCCTTCCATCCTACATTCACTTGAGAGCTGTGCTCTAGTCCCTCTTTTTATCTCTCTTTTATTTACTCCCGGGTTTCCATCAAAGAATTTCATTCATCCAACCATGAGAGCCTTCATCATTCTGCCTCTCGTGACATCCATCTTGGCAGCGCCTACCCAAACATTGGTGCGCCGCCAGCCTGACAGTGTGATTCCGTCTGCCCCATCTGGGGTCAACGTCGGTGTCAAGGCAATGGCAGCTCCCGCCCCCAGTGCTCCCCCTCAAGCACCTGCCCCTGGAGGGCAATCGGGAGGTGGTAGCGCTGCTGGTGGCGGACTGGGAGACCTTGCAAACCTGATAGGACAAGGTGTACAAGGGATTACCAAGCTCATCAGCACTATTGCTGGAGCTGCtggtggcggcggcggcgagaGCGGCGGAGGAGGCCAGAGTAgtggagggggtggtggtAATCTCGGCGATCTGACCAACCTTGTTGGTGAAGGGGTAAAGGGCCTCAGCAGCCTTGCTGGTGCGGCGGGCGACGCTGGCAGTGGACTTGGAGACATCACAAGCCTTATTAGCAATGCTGCTGGCGGTCTGGGTAGCATTGGTAACCTGTTAGGGGGGCTCGGGGGTCTCGGCGGACTGCTTCGAAGAGACCTAGACCCAGAGCTTGTCGCGCGAGCCATCGAGAATATGGAGCTACCAGATTCGGATGATGACGAATGCATAATAGAAAAGCTAGGTGGCTTGCTTCCAGGTGAGTTAAACTGGCCGTCCTTTACCGTTATAGGAAGCTAATCCAGGCCAGGTGACGCAGGTCGTGCTACGTAAAGTCACGCCGACAATAGCTCTCTAGTTGAAAGTCAGCTTAACAAGGTGACCCTCTTGGTTTGGATAggataaagaagaagatttaTTTCTTCACGATCAAGACGCCATGTGTGCTAGTTACATTGGTTGGCCCGGCTCATATCGTTGTACATTGTTCATGTGGAGCCTGCTCCTTATGCTGCTATTGCCTTTTTCTATGTCGATATCATATTTCCTGAACATTCATATACATTGAAAAATGATTACTATTCCATTTGGCCTCAAGTTTGGCCATTGACTATGTAGCCTACTGCTAGTCGGTGTGTTGCTGCCTGTGAAATGACGGAGCAATACCCCTGGCTCCTAGAGAACACGAACTGTTTAGACAACGATGCAAAGGAAGTGGCAAAGAACAACCTTATTTTCAGCAGTGACGTGACGGTGCGTTGCTCGTCGATCAATCATCAGTCCACGTTCCTACTTCTTACACGCGATCGATCTCCTTATCCCCGATCCAATGGGTATTGTTGGGTCCCGAGAACCAATGCTTACCAGGGAACAGAAATCAAGAAGCTATGGATTTGAGTCGACTGAGATCGGGCAACGCCGTTAGGGTTCTAGCCCCACGATCTATCTGTATAAACCTCAGAACCTAATATGAAGTTGCATTTTCTAACCCATTGCCACTAGTATTTTGTGTTCGTGCATAGGTTATGTCATACAGTGAAAATGGATGATCTGAAACATGAGGCCAAAGATAAGGCCAAGTGGGGGTTAGGTTAGTTAGACTGACTACACAGGAAATACTAACGTAGTGTATGACCAT contains the following coding sequences:
- a CDS encoding sterol desaturase; amino-acid sequence: MVILADKVPYLHIVWAQLVQKYPPRTLELMGSVFTQITMFWSLSLVFLLLDSFGPSYVKRYKIQRSSRQPRRTLLWQAALMAALNQAFTILLHLGQLFIVRPLVPQITGLRVEPKLPSAAEIMHDILWCTLGREALFYYGHRALHWPWLYRRFHKQHHLFNTPVAVASLYCHPVEHVVSNILPVIIPAHILRIHIVTFWLFSCGVIAQASLAHCGYSFFDLSFAGWKPEVHDLHHEKFNVNYGLIGLLDAIHGTRDTGRRRLWVGVSDIQDEGLSKVKQ
- a CDS encoding hydrophobic surface binding protein A-domain-containing protein; the encoded protein is MMELLAGALINQTNQGKEIRWSTIATRVSIIAAGPFIWQNAVGYLLATESARTYRVLIHIPVTILQLHNEISGEKLASGDGAKMRPRFSATLILLLGMMGNFGSLLEAKDAPTIIQGMQNLNEKTHVARQSLEGFDGSFIKGLLLARDLFETTKAAEASRKAFEDADPLSYDDVPDILENYHTVRKTIDDALKAVPAKVDSIDSMGVRMFATGLLRNFAADRTAYEKATKAKIPVDNHTSIQGPVDSLANSFDDAISLFI
- a CDS encoding flavin-binding monooxygenase — translated: MTSKDRLSNSDYFPVIIIGAGLSGIAAGCQLKTKLGLGRFRIYDRNDGIGGTWWIHRYPGVACDVPASLYSYSFAQNPSWSTLKPSGEEIAAYIQATSDKFGLSSHIQLNTEVSSLIWDEQKEEWEVSLHQIPSAHGKSPNCSARRSKCSVRAKIVISATGKFAVPQTDSIRVPGIETFTGSVLHTARWDANVNLQDKRVVVIGAGCSAAQLVPALLRQYNVRSVTQLVRTAPWVSPTLLSSRQLRVWETYTPWLMQKIPGLSQAVRLVMFLIAELSFFRIFKAGQHYSRERYESKLRRYMERNSPSQYREILTPHYELGCKRLVHDAGWFKALWDPRLHITDLRLGRVEKRAVTLTDMRGDYQFAHSHESKIPADVIIMATGYDTSSLLHNIHVIGSGSATLHDYWTSEGIQAYQGLAVPGFKNLFLLLGPNSSSGHTSVMIGVENSIYYILKLIKPILDSEVSCWDIKKESSRVWTESVQKASQESVWVTGRCHSWYVDDKGWNSAVYP
- a CDS encoding putative lipase precursor, which gives rise to MMLNVLGIVPVLLVFQLLGSAILAQCHFVAPRSIPDDQLVKFQLFAQYSAAAYCDHNNDDGILGSIRCIEGVCPLVEAANAQTIAEFNEEDIRGFVAVDDTHRLLIVSFRGSNSVRNWIKNFQFWKIDEPGPRGFWDKLFGSDKPQSGNDICSCGIHSGFYRSWQLLKPDVMDALTRAREAHNDYHVVVTGHSLGAAIATIAGAYLRTMQIPCDIYSYGSPRVGDARFAEFVSAQQGLTTRITHGYDPVPSLPPMSLFGIYDLGYRHIWPEYWISGVSLNGTDTIKVCRGLENLSCNGTRQTGFSFEIEDHRNYLGHITACGPKFTYRDMDESWSAEDLDRLRMLAGNDTFFATHYISNGTGV